A region from the Vibrio navarrensis genome encodes:
- the lldD gene encoding FMN-dependent L-lactate dehydrogenase LldD, translated as MIISASTDYRAAAKAKLPPFLFHYIDGGSYDERTLKRNTDDLGDVALRQRVLRDMADLSLETEIFGEKMAMPIALAPVGLTGMYARRGEVQAAKAAEKKGIPFTMSTVSVCPIEEVAPAIQRPMWFQLYVLKDRGFMKNVLERAKAAGVTTLVFTVDMPVPGARYRDMHSGMSGPNAAMRRVFQSMLHPSWAMDVGLLGKPHDLGNISTYRGTPTKLEDYIGWLGENFDPSISWQDLEWIRDFWDGPMVIKGILDQEDAKDAVRFGADGIVVSNHGGRQLDGVLSTAKALPGIADAVKGDLKIFVDSGIRTGLDVVRMLALGADCTLLGRSFVYALAAQGGAGVENLLDLYAKEMRVAMTLTGAKTIGDLSRDSLVKMP; from the coding sequence ATGATTATTTCTGCTTCGACCGATTACCGCGCTGCGGCAAAAGCCAAATTGCCTCCCTTTCTTTTCCACTATATTGATGGCGGCTCCTACGACGAGCGCACGCTCAAACGCAACACCGATGACCTCGGTGACGTCGCGCTGCGCCAACGCGTGCTGCGTGACATGGCTGATCTCAGCTTAGAAACAGAAATTTTTGGTGAAAAAATGGCGATGCCTATCGCACTTGCCCCTGTCGGTTTAACTGGCATGTACGCGCGTCGCGGCGAAGTGCAAGCGGCGAAAGCGGCGGAGAAGAAAGGCATTCCGTTTACCATGTCGACCGTTTCAGTCTGCCCGATTGAAGAGGTCGCCCCCGCCATTCAACGCCCCATGTGGTTTCAGCTTTACGTGCTCAAAGATCGCGGTTTTATGAAAAACGTGCTTGAACGCGCCAAAGCAGCAGGCGTGACCACACTAGTGTTCACGGTTGATATGCCGGTACCGGGCGCGCGTTATCGCGACATGCACTCTGGCATGAGCGGTCCTAATGCGGCGATGCGTCGCGTGTTTCAGTCGATGCTGCACCCAAGCTGGGCGATGGACGTTGGTTTGCTGGGCAAACCGCACGATCTGGGCAATATTTCCACCTATCGCGGCACGCCAACTAAGCTGGAAGATTACATCGGTTGGCTAGGCGAAAACTTCGATCCTTCAATCTCGTGGCAAGATCTCGAGTGGATCCGCGACTTCTGGGATGGGCCGATGGTGATTAAAGGCATCTTAGATCAAGAAGACGCCAAAGACGCGGTTCGTTTTGGCGCTGACGGTATTGTGGTCTCGAACCACGGTGGCCGCCAGCTGGACGGTGTTTTATCGACCGCCAAAGCGCTGCCAGGGATTGCCGATGCCGTCAAAGGCGACCTGAAAATCTTCGTCGATTCAGGCATCCGTACTGGCCTAGATGTGGTGCGTATGCTGGCGCTCGGCGCCGATTGCACTTTGCTTGGGCGCTCGTTTGTTTACGCACTGGCGGCGCAAGGCGGTGCTGGAGTTGAGAACCTGCTGGATCTCTATGCTAAAGAGATGCGCGTTGCGATGACGCTCACAGGGGCGAAGACCATTGGCGATCTTTCGCGCGATTCTCTGGTAAAAATGCCTTAA
- a CDS encoding ABC transporter ATP-binding protein gives MSSQPILTVENLSVSFTTNDGIVDAVKKVTFQLNAGETLSIVGESGSGKSVSSSALMKLLPNNAIIHPDSLIVFEGQSILEKSEKEMRAIRGDRIGMIFQEPMTSLNPYLRVGIQVAEAIMCHRAVSPKQAKQRVLELFNLVHLPNPQQAYKKFPHEFSGGQLQRIMIAMALINEPDILIADEPTTALDVTVQAEVLQLIKEIQAKMGMAILFITHDLGVVKHFADRVLVMCKGEVVEQGETATLFENPQHDYTKMLINAIPKGSKIALDERAPMLLKAEDIRVQFLTKPHFIPSRCEYFEAVKGISLQLKRGETLGIVGESGSGKSTLGRALIGLLPCTGHIEFQGNDLHQISAKQRFELKKEMQMVFQDPYGSLSPRMTVGEIITEALTVHRPQMSKAERMQRAREALKEVRLEPNAINRYPHEFSGGQRQRIAIARALILEPSFILLDEPTSALDRSVQLTVIDLLKDLQQKHNIGYLFISHDLSVVKALSDRVLVMQKGEVMEQGSAEAIFHHPQSDYTKKLISASFDLDSQLKVEEVA, from the coding sequence ATGTCATCGCAACCCATTCTCACGGTAGAGAATCTCTCCGTCAGCTTTACCACCAACGACGGTATCGTGGATGCAGTAAAAAAAGTTACTTTCCAGCTCAACGCAGGGGAAACGCTGTCGATTGTCGGCGAATCTGGTTCAGGAAAATCGGTCTCTTCCAGCGCCTTAATGAAGCTGTTGCCTAACAACGCCATCATCCATCCAGACTCTTTGATTGTTTTTGAAGGTCAATCGATCTTAGAAAAAAGCGAAAAAGAGATGCGCGCCATTCGCGGCGATCGCATCGGCATGATTTTCCAAGAGCCGATGACTTCGCTCAACCCTTATTTGCGCGTCGGCATTCAAGTCGCCGAAGCGATCATGTGCCATCGCGCCGTTTCGCCCAAGCAAGCCAAACAGAGAGTACTGGAACTGTTTAATCTGGTGCATTTGCCTAACCCACAGCAAGCGTATAAGAAGTTTCCCCACGAATTTTCTGGTGGTCAATTGCAGCGTATTATGATCGCCATGGCACTGATCAACGAACCCGATATTTTGATTGCCGATGAACCCACCACGGCGCTGGATGTGACGGTACAGGCGGAAGTGCTGCAACTTATCAAAGAGATCCAAGCCAAAATGGGCATGGCGATATTATTCATCACCCACGATCTTGGTGTAGTGAAACACTTTGCTGACCGCGTACTGGTGATGTGCAAAGGTGAAGTGGTGGAACAAGGTGAGACGGCGACGCTGTTTGAAAATCCGCAACACGATTACACCAAGATGCTGATCAACGCTATCCCTAAAGGCAGCAAAATCGCGCTGGATGAGCGAGCGCCCATGCTACTCAAAGCCGAAGATATTCGAGTGCAGTTTCTCACCAAACCTCACTTCATCCCTAGCCGCTGTGAGTATTTTGAGGCAGTCAAAGGCATTTCGCTGCAACTCAAACGCGGTGAAACCTTGGGGATTGTTGGCGAGTCAGGTTCGGGAAAATCGACCTTAGGCCGCGCTTTGATTGGCCTACTGCCTTGCACTGGACACATTGAATTTCAGGGTAACGATCTCCATCAGATAAGCGCCAAGCAACGTTTTGAGCTGAAGAAAGAGATGCAAATGGTGTTTCAAGATCCCTACGGATCGTTATCACCACGCATGACGGTGGGCGAGATCATCACCGAAGCGCTCACCGTACATCGTCCCCAAATGAGCAAAGCCGAGCGGATGCAACGAGCCCGTGAAGCGCTCAAAGAGGTACGCTTGGAGCCAAACGCGATTAACCGCTACCCGCACGAGTTCTCTGGTGGTCAGCGTCAGCGCATTGCCATTGCCCGCGCCTTGATCCTTGAACCGTCGTTTATTTTGCTCGATGAACCGACCTCAGCACTCGATCGCTCGGTGCAGTTAACCGTGATTGATCTGCTCAAAGATTTGCAGCAAAAACACAATATCGGTTATCTGTTTATCAGCCACGATCTGTCGGTAGTTAAAGCGCTTTCAGATCGCGTGTTGGTGATGCAAAAAGGCGAAGTGATGGAACAAGGAAGTGCCGAGGCGATTTTCCATCATCCACAAAGCGATTACACCAAGAAGCTGATCAGCGCCTCATTTGATCTCGATAGCCAACTCAAGGTGGAGGAAGTGGCCTAG
- a CDS encoding prolyl oligopeptidase family serine peptidase, with translation MQYINTRKQELIEHYFGHPVADPYRWLEDDRSEETAQWVDGQNAVTFDYLAQIPFRHALRERIAASQNYAKYSQPFVRGEYTYFYKNDGLQNQSVLYRSKGDQGEAQVFLDPNRFSPDGTTSLDQVYFSKDDSLVAYTISEGGSDWRKIFVLNTQTGEQIEPEIVDVKFTGVAWLGSQGFYYSRYDKPQGSELSARTEQHKLYYHQLGTPQSEDVLVFGENEGEVHRYVYAQTTDNDRYLLISGHESTSGNRLFYVDLHSEERQVFTLLEHVDSDTELLDATDSHFILYTNLHAPNGKVVSVDIASGEWRDVIAEQEQPLEVVAAGGYLFATYMVDVLSKVVQYSYQGELIREIQLPGQGSASGLEGKKSQSTLYYTFTNYVTPPTIFALDVHSGESVVYRESSAPFKREDFVSEQVFYPSKDGTLIPMIISYKKDIQLNGKNPTILYGYGGFDVSLTPAFSGMVASWLELGGVYAVANLRGGGEYGKAWHNAGTQMQKQNVFDDFIAAAEYLIEQQYTDSEHLAIRGGSNGGLLVGACMTQRPELFKVALPAVGVLDMLRYHTFTAGEGWKYDYGTSAQSEEMFRYLLGYSPVHNVREGVHYPATLVTTADHDDRVVPAHSYKFIAQLQQKQAGENPVLIRIDVNAGHGAGMPMSKMIDLSTDLYAFTLFNMGIRELSPA, from the coding sequence ATGCAATATATAAACACACGAAAACAAGAGCTTATCGAACACTATTTTGGCCATCCAGTCGCCGATCCTTATCGCTGGTTGGAAGACGATCGCAGCGAGGAAACCGCGCAATGGGTGGATGGACAAAATGCCGTGACCTTCGATTACTTAGCGCAAATCCCGTTTCGCCATGCGCTGCGTGAACGAATCGCGGCCAGCCAAAATTACGCCAAATACTCTCAACCGTTTGTACGCGGCGAGTATACCTACTTCTATAAAAACGATGGCCTGCAAAACCAAAGCGTGTTGTATCGCAGCAAAGGCGACCAAGGCGAGGCGCAGGTATTTCTCGATCCAAACCGCTTTTCACCCGATGGCACCACTTCGCTAGATCAGGTCTATTTTTCTAAAGATGATTCGCTGGTGGCGTACACCATTTCTGAAGGGGGCAGTGACTGGCGCAAGATCTTTGTGCTCAACACACAAACCGGTGAGCAGATTGAACCAGAAATTGTCGATGTGAAATTTACCGGCGTGGCGTGGCTCGGTAGCCAAGGTTTCTACTATTCTCGCTATGACAAGCCGCAAGGCAGTGAGCTCTCGGCGCGCACTGAGCAGCACAAGCTCTATTATCATCAGCTCGGCACCCCGCAATCAGAAGATGTGTTGGTGTTCGGTGAAAATGAGGGCGAAGTGCATCGCTATGTCTATGCTCAAACGACAGACAATGATCGCTATTTGCTGATTAGCGGCCATGAGTCGACCTCAGGTAACCGACTGTTTTATGTCGATCTGCACAGCGAGGAGCGCCAAGTCTTCACGCTGCTGGAGCATGTTGACTCGGACACCGAGCTGCTCGACGCAACCGACAGCCATTTTATCCTCTACACCAATTTGCATGCCCCTAACGGCAAAGTGGTCAGCGTGGATATTGCCAGTGGCGAGTGGCGCGATGTGATCGCCGAGCAAGAGCAGCCTTTAGAGGTGGTAGCGGCGGGTGGCTATCTGTTTGCCACTTACATGGTCGATGTGCTGTCGAAAGTGGTGCAGTACAGCTACCAAGGCGAGCTGATCCGAGAAATTCAGTTACCCGGACAAGGCAGCGCGAGCGGTCTGGAAGGGAAAAAGTCGCAATCAACGCTCTATTACACCTTCACCAACTACGTGACGCCGCCGACCATTTTTGCCTTGGATGTACACAGTGGTGAATCGGTGGTGTATCGCGAATCGAGCGCGCCATTTAAGCGCGAGGATTTTGTTTCTGAGCAGGTGTTCTACCCCTCAAAAGATGGCACCTTGATCCCGATGATTATCTCTTACAAAAAAGATATTCAGCTCAACGGGAAAAACCCGACCATCCTTTATGGTTACGGTGGTTTTGATGTCAGCCTCACGCCTGCGTTTTCCGGTATGGTGGCAAGCTGGCTGGAACTGGGCGGCGTGTACGCGGTGGCCAACTTACGTGGCGGCGGTGAATATGGTAAAGCGTGGCACAACGCCGGCACGCAAATGCAAAAGCAAAACGTGTTTGATGACTTCATCGCTGCGGCCGAATACTTGATTGAACAGCAGTACACTGACAGTGAGCACTTAGCAATTCGCGGCGGCTCCAACGGTGGCTTGTTGGTCGGCGCGTGTATGACGCAGAGGCCCGAGCTGTTTAAAGTCGCACTGCCTGCGGTGGGGGTGTTGGATATGTTGCGCTATCACACCTTTACTGCTGGTGAAGGTTGGAAATATGACTACGGTACTTCGGCGCAAAGTGAAGAGATGTTCCGCTATCTGCTGGGGTACTCACCGGTGCACAATGTGCGAGAGGGCGTGCATTACCCAGCGACTTTGGTGACCACCGCTGATCACGATGATCGCGTTGTGCCTGCCCACTCCTACAAGTTTATCGCCCAACTACAGCAAAAGCAGGCGGGAGAGAATCCTGTTCTGATCCGTATTGATGTCAATGCGGGACATGGTGCGGGAATGCCAATGAGTAAGATGATCGATCTGTCGACAGACCTATACGCCTTCACTCTGTTCAACATGGGGATCCGAGAGTTAAGCCCAGCTTAA
- a CDS encoding L-lactate permease: MSETILALVAFSPIVVAAILLVGLNWPAKKAMPVAFGLTVVIALFFWDMSGTRVLASIVQGLGITVSVLWIVFGAIFLLNTLKHTGAITTIRNGFTDISADRRVQAIIIAWCFGSFIEGASGFGTPAAIAAPLLVAIGFPALAAVLMGMMIQSTPVSFGAVGTPIIVGVNKGLDTHNITESLLAHGSSWDIYLQQITSSVALIHAAVGTVMPVLMAMMLTRFFGKNRSWSEGLDILPFALFAGLAFTVPYALTGVFLGPEFPSLIGGLLGLAIVVTAAKKGFLVPKSQWDFEAEEKWPTEWLGSLKIDLEEVKGKPMSLAKAWTPYVLLAVILVASRVSPDFKALLTGISIASGNILGETGITTAFQPLYLPGGILVFVALLAVLIQSGSVKPMAKAFGESSKTLVGAGFVLVFTIPMVRIFINSGVNAADLASMPVTTANFAADLVGSAFPALSATVGALGAFIAGSNTVSNMMFSQFQFEVAQTLTISSAVVVALQAVGAAAGNMIAIHNVVAASATVGLLGREGATLRKTIIPTFYYLVMTGIIGLVLIYGLQLTDALMIP; the protein is encoded by the coding sequence ATGAGTGAAACCATACTTGCCTTGGTGGCCTTTTCGCCGATTGTCGTCGCCGCCATCCTACTTGTTGGCCTTAACTGGCCAGCCAAAAAAGCCATGCCAGTCGCCTTTGGCCTGACCGTTGTCATTGCCCTATTCTTCTGGGATATGTCCGGCACACGCGTGCTGGCGTCTATTGTACAGGGGCTTGGCATCACAGTGTCGGTGCTGTGGATTGTGTTTGGCGCCATTTTCCTGCTCAACACCTTAAAACATACGGGCGCCATCACCACCATACGTAACGGCTTTACCGACATTTCCGCTGACCGGCGCGTCCAAGCCATCATCATCGCTTGGTGTTTTGGCTCTTTCATTGAAGGCGCATCCGGATTCGGCACGCCCGCGGCGATCGCAGCTCCGCTGCTGGTCGCGATAGGCTTTCCGGCGCTCGCGGCGGTGTTAATGGGGATGATGATCCAATCGACACCCGTCTCTTTTGGCGCAGTCGGTACGCCGATCATCGTCGGTGTCAACAAAGGCCTCGATACTCACAACATCACTGAAAGCCTGCTCGCGCACGGTTCAAGCTGGGATATTTACTTACAGCAAATCACTTCAAGCGTCGCGCTTATTCACGCCGCCGTTGGCACTGTGATGCCAGTGCTGATGGCGATGATGCTGACCCGCTTTTTTGGCAAGAATCGCAGTTGGAGCGAAGGCTTGGACATTCTGCCTTTCGCCCTGTTTGCTGGCTTGGCGTTTACCGTGCCTTACGCGCTAACTGGTGTGTTCCTTGGCCCAGAGTTTCCGTCTCTGATTGGTGGTTTGCTTGGCCTAGCCATTGTGGTAACCGCGGCGAAAAAAGGCTTTTTGGTCCCTAAAAGCCAATGGGATTTTGAAGCCGAAGAAAAATGGCCAACGGAGTGGTTGGGTTCACTGAAAATCGACCTTGAAGAGGTCAAAGGCAAGCCGATGAGTTTGGCCAAAGCGTGGACACCTTACGTGCTACTGGCGGTGATTTTGGTCGCCAGCCGTGTCAGTCCCGATTTCAAAGCGTTGCTCACTGGCATCAGTATTGCGTCCGGCAATATTCTCGGTGAAACAGGCATCACTACCGCGTTTCAGCCACTCTATCTGCCGGGTGGGATCTTAGTCTTCGTCGCGCTGTTGGCCGTGCTTATCCAATCGGGCAGTGTCAAACCGATGGCGAAAGCGTTCGGTGAATCAAGCAAAACCTTGGTTGGTGCTGGCTTTGTTCTGGTCTTCACTATCCCGATGGTGCGTATCTTTATCAACTCAGGGGTTAACGCTGCGGATTTGGCCAGTATGCCCGTTACGACTGCAAACTTCGCTGCGGACTTAGTCGGCTCGGCGTTTCCGGCACTGAGTGCCACCGTCGGCGCACTGGGCGCGTTTATCGCCGGCTCCAACACTGTCTCTAACATGATGTTCAGCCAGTTCCAATTTGAAGTGGCGCAAACCCTGACCATTTCCAGTGCCGTTGTGGTGGCGCTACAAGCGGTGGGCGCTGCCGCCGGCAACATGATCGCCATTCATAACGTGGTCGCTGCGTCTGCGACTGTCGGCCTGCTTGGGCGTGAAGGTGCGACACTGCGCAAGACCATTATTCCCACGTTCTACTATCTTGTGATGACAGGCATCATAGGTTTGGTGTTGATTTATGGTTTGCAACTGACCGACGCCCTGATGATTCCATAA
- a CDS encoding Lon protease family protein: MAIQRLTADQLYSVAELEQLPCKSTKELTPIDEIVGQERAQKAVEFAMSIKEKGYNIYAIGQNGLGKRTMILRYLNRHPHDASSLYDWCYVANFEDIRTPKVLKLPQGVGVRFRNDIEKLMTKLVNAMPLAFDNEMYFSRADKLKNQLVQKQEAELERISKDAKEKGISLTITTQGDYQFVAMNGEELHTEETFDALSRKEQESFGASIDELEVSLRSMVRQLTEWEEAYTEKIKKLNDDVTRDVITHFIKQLKLDYSQYSEIKTYLTELQKDIIENADIFLEESGEQGEIASAALDKRLPRRYKVNVLVSRKTDEFPIVVEETPNYHTLFGSIETATFKGTVFTDFSLIRAGSLHKANGGVLLMDAQKVLEQPYVWDGLKRALRSRHLSFTSLEKEVTLTGAVSLDPEPIPLDIKIILFGDYRTYQLLQHYDPEFSELFRVTADFEDEMKRTPESELHYARFISSVVHDNNMLHCDKKAIARIIEHSSRIVADQGKLSLHSAHIANLLRESNYVAKQSNSNMIRIGHVEEALSNQEMRVSRLKDIVMEGFINGTTLIHTEGKAVGQVNALSVISTGDHAFGAPNRITATTCYGDGEVIDIERSVDLGGSIHSKGVMILSAYLSSVFGRNARVPLTTTITFEQSYGGVDGDSASMAELCAVASAFSKQPNRQDIAITGSMNQFGESQPIGGVNEKVEGFFDVCVIKGRHPQQGVIIPRSNVHNLMLRPDIVRAVEKGEFHIWAIEHVTEAIEIFTGKRAGEPTDDGSYPIDTIFGIAQAKLNALRK, translated from the coding sequence ATGGCGATTCAAAGACTAACCGCAGACCAACTTTACTCTGTGGCCGAATTAGAACAACTGCCATGTAAGTCAACCAAAGAGTTGACACCGATCGATGAGATTGTCGGACAAGAGCGCGCGCAAAAAGCGGTCGAGTTCGCGATGTCGATCAAGGAGAAAGGCTACAACATTTACGCCATCGGTCAGAACGGTTTGGGTAAACGCACCATGATTCTGCGCTACCTCAATCGTCATCCTCATGATGCCAGCTCGCTATACGATTGGTGCTATGTGGCGAATTTTGAAGATATCCGCACGCCCAAAGTGCTTAAACTTCCCCAGGGGGTCGGGGTGCGCTTTCGTAACGACATCGAAAAGCTGATGACCAAGCTGGTCAATGCGATGCCTTTGGCGTTTGACAATGAAATGTACTTCAGCCGCGCCGACAAATTGAAAAATCAGCTGGTGCAAAAGCAAGAAGCGGAGCTGGAACGCATCTCAAAAGATGCCAAAGAGAAAGGCATCAGCCTTACGATTACCACGCAGGGCGATTATCAGTTTGTCGCGATGAATGGTGAAGAGCTGCATACCGAAGAAACCTTTGATGCGCTGAGTCGCAAAGAACAAGAGAGCTTTGGGGCCAGCATTGATGAGCTTGAAGTGAGTTTACGCTCCATGGTGCGCCAGCTTACCGAGTGGGAAGAGGCGTACACTGAGAAGATCAAAAAGCTCAATGATGATGTGACGCGTGATGTGATCACCCACTTTATCAAGCAACTCAAACTCGACTATTCACAATATTCGGAGATCAAAACCTATCTCACCGAGCTGCAAAAAGACATCATTGAGAATGCTGACATCTTTTTGGAAGAGAGCGGTGAGCAAGGGGAGATCGCTTCGGCTGCGTTGGATAAAAGATTGCCACGTCGTTACAAAGTGAACGTGCTAGTCAGCCGCAAAACCGACGAGTTTCCTATTGTGGTGGAAGAGACGCCTAACTATCACACTCTGTTTGGCTCGATTGAAACCGCGACCTTTAAAGGCACAGTGTTTACCGACTTTTCGCTGATTCGCGCAGGCAGTTTGCACAAAGCGAATGGCGGCGTGCTGCTGATGGATGCGCAAAAAGTGCTCGAGCAGCCTTACGTTTGGGATGGCCTAAAACGGGCGCTGCGCTCACGCCACCTCAGTTTTACGTCGCTGGAAAAAGAGGTCACGCTGACTGGCGCGGTATCGCTCGATCCCGAGCCTATCCCACTGGATATTAAGATCATTTTGTTTGGTGACTATCGCACATATCAACTGCTGCAACACTACGATCCTGAGTTTAGCGAACTGTTTCGTGTCACCGCCGATTTCGAAGACGAGATGAAGCGCACTCCGGAATCCGAGTTGCACTACGCGCGTTTTATCTCCAGCGTGGTGCATGACAACAACATGCTGCATTGCGATAAAAAAGCCATTGCACGCATCATTGAGCACAGCTCGCGCATCGTCGCTGATCAGGGCAAACTTTCCCTGCATTCGGCGCACATCGCCAATCTGCTACGTGAGTCGAACTACGTGGCGAAGCAGTCCAATTCCAACATGATCCGCATCGGTCATGTGGAAGAGGCGCTGAGTAATCAAGAGATGCGTGTGAGCCGCTTAAAAGACATAGTGATGGAAGGCTTTATCAATGGCACCACCTTGATCCACACCGAAGGGAAAGCGGTCGGTCAGGTCAACGCGTTGTCTGTGATCAGCACCGGTGACCATGCGTTTGGCGCCCCCAACCGCATTACAGCCACTACTTGCTATGGTGATGGCGAAGTAATTGATATTGAACGCAGTGTCGATCTCGGCGGCAGCATTCACTCCAAAGGGGTGATGATCCTCTCTGCTTATCTTTCGTCGGTGTTCGGCCGCAATGCGCGTGTGCCCTTAACCACCACGATTACCTTTGAGCAATCATACGGTGGCGTGGATGGCGACAGCGCTAGTATGGCGGAATTGTGCGCGGTGGCGTCGGCATTTTCTAAACAGCCAAATCGTCAGGACATTGCGATCACCGGATCCATGAACCAGTTTGGTGAATCGCAGCCGATTGGCGGGGTGAACGAGAAGGTCGAAGGTTTCTTTGATGTGTGTGTGATCAAAGGACGTCATCCGCAGCAAGGTGTGATCATCCCGCGCTCTAACGTGCATAATTTGATGCTGCGCCCGGATATTGTGCGCGCAGTAGAAAAAGGGGAGTTTCACATCTGGGCGATTGAACACGTCACCGAAGCGATTGAAATCTTCACTGGCAAACGGGCTGGTGAGCCGACCGACGATGGCAGCTACCCGATCGATACCATCTTTGGTATCGCCCAAGCGAAGCTCAACGCACTACGCAAATAA
- a CDS encoding LysR family transcriptional regulator, translated as MRADDLILFCQVVEQGNFSKVAEENGLTNSVVSKRIARLEEEIGVQLLYRTTRKLTLTEAGKALLHSAKNVKQATMEAMDAISGFGENVSGHIKMSVPTISGDLILADAVAEFCNLHPGLTVDMSLDNRFVDLISGGYDLVIRTGYLEDSSLIARHILDSQWVVCASPSYIAKHGKPIKPDDLTNHNCLQYAYQTTGASDWEFKGNKGNYIVKVSGCFSTDNATALRKAALGGHGIAYVPRCLVYHDFRNGQLVDIFPEQVGKKLGIYAVYPFTRQPPNKVRLLIEHIRARYLTISHYF; from the coding sequence ATGCGAGCAGATGACCTAATTTTGTTTTGCCAAGTGGTAGAACAGGGCAATTTTAGTAAGGTGGCGGAAGAAAATGGCCTTACAAATTCAGTAGTTAGTAAAAGAATTGCCAGACTGGAAGAAGAGATAGGCGTGCAGCTATTGTATCGAACCACGCGAAAGTTGACGTTAACCGAAGCAGGCAAGGCGTTGTTACACAGTGCTAAAAATGTGAAGCAAGCCACGATGGAAGCGATGGACGCGATTTCCGGTTTCGGCGAAAACGTCAGCGGCCACATCAAAATGTCGGTGCCGACCATCTCGGGCGATCTGATTTTAGCCGACGCGGTGGCTGAGTTTTGCAACCTGCATCCGGGGCTAACCGTTGATATGTCGCTGGACAACCGCTTTGTTGACCTAATTTCTGGAGGATACGATCTGGTGATCCGCACTGGCTATTTGGAAGATTCCAGTCTGATCGCGCGTCACATTCTCGACTCACAGTGGGTGGTGTGCGCCTCACCCTCGTACATCGCCAAGCATGGTAAACCGATCAAACCGGATGATTTGACCAACCACAACTGTCTGCAATACGCCTATCAAACCACGGGCGCGTCAGATTGGGAGTTTAAAGGCAACAAAGGTAACTACATTGTCAAAGTCTCTGGCTGCTTTTCTACCGACAACGCCACCGCACTGCGCAAAGCGGCGCTCGGTGGCCACGGTATCGCTTATGTGCCACGTTGTTTGGTCTACCACGATTTTCGCAACGGCCAGCTGGTGGATATTTTTCCAGAGCAGGTTGGTAAAAAGCTCGGCATCTACGCCGTCTATCCATTTACGCGTCAACCACCAAACAAAGTGCGCTTGTTAATTGAACATATTCGCGCGCGCTATCTCACCATTTCGCACTATTTCTGA